In Stigmatopora argus isolate UIUO_Sarg chromosome 10, RoL_Sarg_1.0, whole genome shotgun sequence, the following proteins share a genomic window:
- the LOC144083654 gene encoding uncharacterized protein LOC144083654: MGARFDSEMASVVELAFQTTMSVFRGMWEKVAPNSAWEDAAVGLSGDLREVERSLLAQLRRIFAELCDENETLNAKVEQLEDVVQRKAGQLEQELHVRVGELGKDMELLEKELKSISDGAGDGEISLASVSGDQIPVSTESNLTVGDSGSRPEMDRQLVVPAVLVVGDGESAEEETTETTLMTQVILQPASPPQDDAGPESSSASNKEMVLERTPKEQSSVEECSSGRPKRKRKPSFKVEMASPNLSDDDDLDDGEVDEEESPRRKARRNRKRFSCEDCDAAFYWKAELKKHTELHKLPFPCQQCGESFPEQSSLEEHVLSHRAPSKAPLPFPCPRCKRSFRKEESLQNHLARHQPLAQPKPFNCEQCGKSFRVERSLENHLLRHQKWKEPLQCTLCNKTCKTAVQLRGHMVVHSEERPFSCATCGKEFKSKDTLRFHQMVHTSAKKYKCNTCDETFKYAHSLTVHKRKHTGVTPFVCAMCGRSYRTGTALKRHSVVHTGEKPFTCHVCGARFSLNNNLKRHLRIHTGEKPFSCQDCGKSFSDNNKLKSHMLVHGARKPFMCDLCGKTFLFNCRLQIHQKYVHAQEDDKPKAFPQRPRNKLRVKPFSCKVCLASFSAACSLKLHEKGHSEHKEFACALCGKAFHNKYSFRSHQRSHSGEKPFVCDVCGKGFIHAGSLKQHERIHTGEKPYKCEQCGKAFRTDGNFYRHLRIHTGEKPFECAYCHRKFHQSNQLKSHLQVHTGQKLYSCKSCGDGFSDSRQLKKHSCNGTIVSVLLTNTRMYKIASLFLVGRVCKAAFNLLKIFQERECNKLGVKMAESLAFYSQTKAILETAIRCAVDLTAGNKKGELLAKVEFDKMVGLLADEASRKINSIFLQLLDSANKETLTLRDKTGELERQLKLLTEDLEINRLWRESLINGWPLVNQDTGCVSTLQPCGILVKSTDEIPEEVGESTIAADVKSTDESPEEVGESTTAADAKHTEDVAEPDDTTASSEAREPRPAKAQKKMFECDVCKKTFGRQFYLRKHSETHNELLSCRHCPLTFRSSVKLELHLQRHEKKAPKSFACLQCNKIFKSKKLLGAHQKVQKHGVLNGKSCTCEICGTTFTLPQSLKRHMRIHTGERPFKCQVCGASFVQDKLKAHMLVHGATKPFMCDLCGKTFLYNWQLKKHQTMDHQEGAEAPARTRKSRAQPNRKVIVERDRSMVEVVQVGAFHCQTCQRGFNSEAALQRHQRIHTGSAPYSCGLCGKLFVYKATFDYHLRTHSGERPYACDMCDKTFIVRYALKTHRLQHTGEKPHVCKHCGKAFRIYTNYLRHLRIHTGEKPYECGVCGVRFRQLAHVKYHMQVHTGERPYTCAKCGLGFSDSRQMKKHACAGKVAGVAIQEDSLTVADT, from the exons ATGGGGGCGAGGTTCGACAGCGAGATGGCGTCGGTCGTCGAACTCGCCTTCCAAACCACCATGTCAGTCTTCAGGGGCATGTGGGAGAAAGTAGCGCCGAACTCGGCGTGGGAAGACGCGGCGGTCGGCCTCAGCGGGGACCTCCGCGAGGTCGAACGCTCTCTCCTGGCGCAACTCCGGCGCATTTTCGCCGAGTTGTGTGACGAGAACGAGACGCTGAATGCCAAGGTGGAGCAGCTGGAGGACGTGGTGCAGAGGAAGGCCGGGCAGCTGGAGCAGGAGCTCCACGTCCGGGTCGGAGAGCTCGGCAAGGACATGGAGCTGCTGGAGAAGGAGCTCAAGAGCATCAGCGATGGCGCAGGAGATGGAG AAATCTCGCTTGCGTCAGTCTCCGGGGATCAGATTCCCGTGAGCACAGAATCCAATCTGACTGTCGGTGACTCGGGGTCGAGACCCGAAATGGACCGGCAACTCGTCGTCCCCGCCGTGCTCGTGGTGGGAGACGGAGAATCTGCAGAAGAGGAGACGACTGAAACGACGCTCATGACACAAGTCATCCTTCAACCTGCGTCACCGCCTCAAGACGACGCTGGACCCGAATCCTCCTCGGCTAGCAACAAGGAGATGGTACTGGAACGGACACCTAAGGAG CAGAGCTCAGTGGAAGAATGTTCATCAGGGagaccaaaaagaaaaagaaagcccAGCTTCAAAGTGGAAATGg CTTCTCCCAACTtaagcgacgacgacgaccttGACGACGGCGAAGTGGACGAAGAAGAGAGCCCCAGGAGGAAGGCGCGGCGTAACCGAAAGCGCTTCTCCTGCGAAGACTGCGACGCCGCCTTCTACTGGAAGGCCGAACTGAAAAAGCACACGGAGCTGCACAAGCTCCCCTTCCCGTGCCAGCAGTGCGGCGAGAGCTTCCCGGAGCAGTCGTCTCTGGAGGAACACGTCCTGTCCCATCGGGCGCCCTCCAAGGCCCCGCTGCCCTTCCCGTGCCCACGATGCAAGCGCTCCTTCCGGAAGGAGGAGTCGCTGCAGAACCACCTGGCGCGCCACCAGCCCTTGGCCCAGCCCAAACCTTTCAACTGCGAGCAGTGCGGCAAAAGCTTCCGCGTGGAGCGTTCTTTGGAGAACCACCTCCTTCGCCACCAG AAGTGGAAGGAGCCGCTGCAGTGCACGCTGTGCAACAAGACCTGCAAGACGGCCGTCCAACTGCGCGGCCACATGGTGGTGCACTCGGAGGAGCGGCCCTTCAGCTGCGCCACGTGCGGCAAGGAGTTCAAGAGCAAGGACACGCTGCGCTTCCACCAAATGGTGCACACCAGCGCCAAGAAGTACAAGTGCAACACCTGCGACGAGACCTTCAAGTACGCCCACTCGCTGACCGTGCACAAGCGCAAGCACACGGGCGTCACGCCCTTCGTGTGCGCCATGTGCGGGCGCTCCTACCGCACGGGAACGGCGCTCAAGCGCCACAGCGTGGTGCACACGGGCGAGAAGCCCTTCACCTGCCACGTGTGCGGCGCCCGCTTCAGCCTGAACAACAACCTGAAGCGCCACCTGCGCATccacacgggcgagaagccCTTCTCCTGCCAGGACTGCGGGAAGAGCTTCTCCGACAACAACAAGCTGAAGTCTCACATGCTGGTGCACGGCGCCCGCAAGCCCTTCATGTGCGACCTGTGCGGGAAGACCTTCCTGTTCAACTGCCGCCTCCAGATCCACCAGAAGTACGTCCACGCCCAGGAGGACGACAAGCCCAAGGCCTTCCCGCAGCGGCCCCGCAACAAGCTGCGCGTCAAGCCCTTCAGCTGCAAGGTCTGCCTGGCCAGCTTCAGCGCGGCCTGCTCGCTCAAGCTCCACGAGAAGGGCCACAGCGAGCACAAGGAGTTTGCCTGCGCCCTGTGCGGCAAGGCCTTCCACAACAAGTACTCCTTCCGCTCGCACCAGCGCTCGCACTCGGGCGAGAAGCCCTTCGTGTGCGACGTCTGCGGCAAGGGCTTCATCCACGCCGGCAGCCTCAAGCAGCACGAGCGCATccacacgggcgagaagccCTACAAGTGCGAGCAGTGCGGCAAGGCCTTCCGCACCGACGGCAACTTCTACCGACACCTGCGCATccacacgggcgagaagccCTTCGAGTGCGCCTACTGCCACCGCAAGTTCCACCAGTCCAACCAGCTCAAGTCGCACCTGCAGGTGCACACGGGCCAGAAGCTCTACTCGTGCAAGAGCTGCGGGGACGGCTTCTCCGACTCCAGGCAGCTGAAGAAGCACAGCTGCAACGGAACAATCGTCTCGGTTTTGTTGACAAACACT AGAATGTACAAG ATTGCTTCCCTTTTCCTTGTTGGTCGAGTTTGCAAAGCGGCTTTCAATTTACTAAAGATCTTTCAAGAAAGAGAGTGCAATAAACTCGGTGTAAAAATGGCCGAAAGTTTGGCGTTTTATTCCCAAACAAAAGCCATTTTGGAGACTGCGATAAGGTGCGCGGTGGATTTGACTGCTGGCAACAAGAAGGGGGAGCTTTTAGCGAAG gttgaatttgacaaaatgGTGGGGCTGCTGGCTGATGAGGCAAGCCGAAAGATCAACAGCATTTTCCTACAACTGCTTGACTCCGCAAATAAGGAGACGCTGACGCTACGTGACAAAACGGGCGAACTGGAGCGGCAGCTCAAGTTGCTAACGGAGGACTTGGAGATCAACAGGCTTTGGAGAGAAAGCTTGATAAACGGCTGGCCCTTGGTCAACCAGGACACTGGATGCGTCTCCACTCTTCAACCTTGTGGAATATTAGTCAAATCGACCGACGAGATCCCGGAGGAAGTCGGCGAGTCTACAATAGCAGCTGACGTCAAATCGACCGACGAGAGCCCGGAGGAAGTCGGCGAGTCTACAACAGCAGCGGACGCCAAACACACCGAAG ACGTCGCCGAGCCTGACGACACGACCGCGTCCTCGGAGGCCCGAGAGCCTCGGCCAGCTAAAGCCCAAAAGAAGATGTTTGAATGTGACGTATGCAAGAAGACCTTCGGCCGTCAGTTCTACCTCCGGAAACACTCGGAAACTCACAATGAGCTTCTCAGTTGCCGCCACTGTCCGTTGACCTTCCGCAGCAGCGTTAAACTGGAGCTCCACCTGCAGCGTCACGAGAAAAAAGCGCCCAAGTCCTTCGCCTGTCTGCAATGCAACAAGATCTTCAAGAGCAAAAAGCTCCTCGGGGCGCACCAGAAGGTCCAGAAACACG gcgttTTAAATGGCAAGAGTTGCACCTGCGAAATATGCGGCACCACCTTCACGCTGCCGCAGAGCCTTAAGCGCCACATGCGCATCCACACGGGCGAGCGGCCCTTCAAGTGCCAAGTGTGCGGCGCCAGTTTCGTCCAGGACAAGCTGAAGGCTCACATGCTCGTCCACGGCGCCACCAAGCCCTTCATGTGCGACTTGTGCGGCAAGACCTTCTTGTATAACTGGCAGTTGAAGAAGCATCAGACGATGGACCACCAGGAAGGCGCAGAAGCTCCCGCCCGGACGCGGAAATCCAGGGCACAACCCAATCGCAAGGTCATCGTCGAACGTGACAG GAGCATGGTGGAGGTGGTGCAGGTGGGGGCGTTCCACTGCCAGACGTGCCAGCGCGGGTTCAACTCCGAGGCGGCGCTCCAAAGACACCAGCGGATCCACACGGGCAGCGCCCCGTACTCCTGCGGCCTGTGCGGCAAGCTCTTCGTCTACAAGGCCACCTTCGACTACCACCTCCGCACGCATTCGGGCGAACGGCCGTACGCCTGCGACATGTGCGACAAGACCTTCATCGTCCGCTACGCGCTCAAGACGCATCGGCTGCAGCACACGGGCGAGAAGCCGCACGTCTGCAAGCACTGCGGCAAGGCCTTCCGGATCTACACCAACTACCTGCGACACCTCCGGATccacacgggcgagaagccGTACGAGTGCGGGGTCTGCGGCGTCCGATTTCGCCAGCTCGCGCACGTCAAGTACCACATGCAGGTGCACACGGGCGAGCGGCCTTACACCTGCGCCAAGTGCGGGCTGGGTTTTTCCGACTCCAGGCAAATGAAGAAACACGCTTGCGCCGGGAAAGTCGCCGGCGTAGCGATTCAGGAAGATTCTTTGACGGTCGCGGACACGTAA